One Nocardioides dongkuii genomic window, GCGGCCCGAGTCGCGACCCGTCGTACCCCCGGACTCACCCACAGGAGCAGGTCCCTTGGCATCCATCGAAGCTGTCGGCGCACGCGAGATCCTCGACTCCCGCGGCAACCCCACCGTCGAGGTCGAGGTCCTCCTCGAGGACGGCTCGTTCGGCCGCGCCGCGGTCCCGAGCGGCGCCTCCACCGGCGCGTTCGAGGCCGTCGAGCTGCGCGACGGCGGCGACCGCTACCTCGGCAAGGGCGTCGAGAACGCCGTCGCCGGCGTGATCCAGACGATCGCCCCCGCGGTTGAGGGCATCGACGCCGATGACCAGCGCCTCGTCGACCAGACGATGCTCTCCCTCGACGGCACCCCCAACAAGGCCGTGCTCGGCGCCAACGCGATCCTCGGCGTCTCGCTCGCCGTGGCGCGCGCGGCCGCCCAGGCCGCCGACCTCCCGCTCTACCGGTACGTCGGGGGCCCCAACGCCCACCTGCTGCCGGTGCCGATGATGAACATCCTCAACGGCGGGTCGCACGCCGACTCCAACGTCGACGTCCAGGAGTTCATGATCGCGCCGATCGGCGCACCCACCTTCCGCGAGGCGCTGCGCCAGGGCACGGAGGTCTACCACGCGCTGAAGTCGGTGCTGAAGAAGCGCGGCCTGGCCACCGGCCTCGGCGACGAGGGCGGCTTCGCGCCCAACCTCGACTCCAACCGCGCCGCGCTCGACCTGATCGCGGAGGCCGTCGAGGCCGCCGGGCTGCGGCTCGGCACCGACATCGCGCTCGCGCTCGACGTCGCCGCCAGCGAGTTCTGCGAGAACGGCGCCTACTCCTTCGAGGGCGGCACCAAGTCGGCCGAGGAGATGACCGCCTACTACGCCGACCTGGTCGGCTCCTACCCGATCGTCTCCATCGAGGACCCCCTCGACGAGGACGACTGGGAGGGCTGGAAGGCGATCACCGACCAGCTCGGCACCCGCACCCAGCTCGTCGGCGACGACCTGTTCGTCACCAACGTCGAGCGGCTCCAGCGCGGCATCACCGGCGGCCAGGCCAACGCGCTGCTGGTCAAGGTCAACCAGATCGGCTCGCTCACCGAGACCCTCGACTCCGTCGAGCTCGCGCACCGCAACGGCTACCGCTGCATGATGAGCCACCGCTCCGGCGAGACCGAGGACACCACGATCGCCGACCTCGCGGTCGCGACCAACTGCGGCCAGATCAAGACCGGCGCCCCGGCGCGGTCCGAGCGGGTCGCGAAGTACAACCAGCTGCTCCGCATCGAGGAGGAGCTCGGCGACGCCGCCCGGTACGCCGGGGCCGCGGCGTTCCCGCGCTACCAGGGCTGAGTCCGGGGAGACGCGCGCGATGGCCGACAACCGCCGCCCGGCCCGGGGGTCCCGACCCCCGGGCCGCACCGGACCCGGGCGCACCCCGGGCACCGGGCGGGGCGGTCGTCGACCCGTGCCGGCGGCCACCGCCGGCCGGGACGCCCCGGTGCGCCCCCGGCCCACCGGCCGGCTCGCGATCCTGGTCCTGGTGCTGGCCGTGCTCGCCGTCTCCTACGCCTCCTCGCTGCGCGCGTTCCTCCAGCAGCGCGAGGACATCAACGAGCTGCAGTCCCAGATCGCCGAGCGGCAGCGCAACATCGACGACCTCGCCCGCGAGAAGCGCCGCTGGCAGGACCCGGCGTACGTCGTCCAGGAGGCGCGCAAGCGCCTGGGCTACGTGATGCCGGGGGAGACGGCGTACGTCGCGCTCGACGAGGACGGCGAGCCGCTCGAGGCCGGGGCGGCGCTGGGCGACCCGTCCGCGATCGACCCGCCGGAGCCGCGCGCCTGGTGGACCGACGCCTGGGGGTCGGTCGAGCTGGCGGGCGACCCGCCCGCCGAGGAGCCCCCGCCGCTCACGAGGATCGACGGATCGGAGGAGGACCAGCAGTGATCTCGCCGGCCGACGAGGCGGCGGTCGCGGCCCAGCTGGGGCGGGAGCCCCGGGCCGTCCACGAGGTCGGGCACCGCTGTCCCTGCGGCAACCCCGACGTGGTGACGACCGAGCCGCGGCTGCCCAACGGCACGCCGTTCCCCACCACCTTCTACCTCACCTGCCCGCGCGCCGCGTCGCGCATCGGGACCCTCGAGGGCACCGGCGTGATGAAGCAGATGCAGGACCGGCTGGCCGAGGACGAGGAGCTCGCCGCGGCCTACGCCGCCGCGCACGAGCGCTACCTCGCGGCCCGGGCCGAGCTCGCCGCCGAGGTCGGCCAGGAGGTGCCCGAGATCGAGGGCATCTCCGCCGGCGGCATGCCCGACCGGGTCAAGTGCCTGCACGTGCTGGCCGGCCAGGCGCTGGTCCAGGGCCCGGGCGTCAACCCGCTGGGCGACGAGGTGCTGGAGCTGCTGGGCCCGTGGTGGGAGGCGGGTCCGTGCGTGGACCGGTAGCCGCCGTCGACTGCGGCACCAACACCATCAAGCTGCTCGTCGGGGACCTCCCGGACGTCGCCGTGCGCGAGGCCCGGATGGTCCGGCTCGGCCAGGGCGTCGACGCCACCGGCCGGCTCGCCGACGAGGCCCTGGAGCGGGCCTTCGCCGCGCTCGACGAGTACGCCGTGCTGGTGCGCGAGCACGACGTCCCCCGCCAGAACATCCGCTTCTGCGCCACCTCCGCGACCCGCGACGCGAGCAACGCCGCGGTGTTCGTCGCCGGCGTCCGCGAGCGGCTCGGCGTGGAGCCGGAGGTGCTCAGCGGCACCGAGGAGGCGGCGCTCTCCTTCGCCGGCGCGGTGCGGGCGCTGCGTACGCCGCCCGCCGGGCCGGTGCTGGTCATCGACATCGGCGGCGGCTCGACCGAGCTGGTCCTGGGCGACGTGCCCGCGGCCGGGGGCGCCGCCGAGCCCCGGGCGTCCTGCTCCCTCGACATCGGCTCGGTGCGGCTGCACGAGCGGCACGTCCGCGCCGACCCGGCGACGCGCGAGGAGGTGCGCGCCTGCGTGCGCGACATCGACCTGGCGCTCGACTCCTGCGAGGTCGACGTGGCCGCGGCCCGCACCGTCGTGGGCGTCGCCGGCACGGTGACCTCCGTCGCGGCGGGCGTGCTCGACCTGCCGGCGTACGACCGCGACGCGATCGACCAGGTGCGGCTGCCGGTCGACGAGGTGCACGCGATGGTCGACCGGCTGGTCTCGATGACGGTCCGCGAGCGCCTGCAGCTGCCGTGGCTGCACCCCGGTCGCGCCGACGTGATCGACGCCGGCGCGCTGGTGCTCTCCCGCGTGCTGCGGCGCGCGACCGCCACCGACCTGGTCGTCTCCGAGGCCGACATCCTCGACGGCATCGCCTGGTCGATCGCACGCTGACCCGTTTGTGCCTCCCGGCGACGGGCAACCGGGCACGCATGACCGATCCGCACAGCACCCCCACGGGTGCCTCCGGCACCCCCACGGGCACCCCCACGGGTGCCTCCACCGGTGCCACGGCGGCCCCACCGGAGGAGCCGATCGGCGCCGTGGTCCACCGGCTCGCCGAGCAGGTGCCCGAGCTGGTGCGCAGCGAGGTCCGCCTCGCCCAGGCCGAGCTCTCCCAGAAGGGCAAGGCCGCGGGGCTCGGCATCGGCGCGTTCGGCGCCGCCGGCCTGCTCTCGCTCCTGGGCCTGGGCACGCTGGTGGCGGGCGCCGTGCTCGCCCTCGACCTGGTGCTGCCCGCCTGGGCGGCCGCGCTGATCGTGGGCGTCGTCCTCCTCGTGCTGGCGGGCGCCGCGGCGCTCTTCGGCAAGAAGGAGGTCCAGCAGGCGACGCCGGTGATGCCCGAGCGGGCCGTCGCCGGCGTCAAGCAGGACGTCGCCGCGATCAAGGGAGAGCAGCACCCATGAGCCAGAGCCAGACACCGGCCGAGATCGAGGCCGACATCGCCCGACAGCGCGAGGAGCTCGCCGGCACCGTCGACGAGCTGCAGACCCGGGTGCGCGAGACTGCCACCCGGCAGGCCAAGATCGCGGGCATCGCGGCTGCCGCGGGCGTCGTCGTCCTGGTCGGCGTGGCGGTCTACCGCCGCTTCACCCACTGACCCATCACTGACCCCCACCACGAGGAGTCCCACATGAAGAAGTTGTCCCTGCTGCTTGGCGTCGGCGTCGGCTACGTGCTCGGCACCCGGGCCGGACGCGGCCGCTACGAGCAGATCAAGGCCCAGGCGCAGAAGATCGCGGGCAACCCCAAGGTCCAGGACGCGGCCCACAAGGCGCAGGACGCGGTGGTCACCCAGGCCGCGGCCGCCGCGGGCGCCGCCAAGGAGAAGGTCGGCGACGCGACGTCGTCGGCCACCGATAAGCTCCGCACGGAGGCGTCGATCCAGCCTGCGCCGTGACCACGCGCCGCACCCGGTGACCGTGCTTCCGCACCCCGCCACCGGAGAGCTCTTCGGATCGCCGGTGCCACCCGCCTCGGGATGGCCCGGCGATCCGGCACGTCCGGACACTCCCGTCGCACGGACGCCCGCCGCCGTACGCCGGCTCGCGCGCGGCGCGACCCTGCCCGAGATCGACGCCCGGGTGAGCGTCTGCCGGGCCTGCCCGCGCCTGGTGCGGTGGCGCGAGGACGTCGCGGTCACCAAGCGCGCGTCGTACGCCGGGGAGCCGTACTGGGGCCGGCCGATCGCCGGCTGGGGCGCCCCCGACCCGCGGGTGCTGGTGGTGGGCCTCGCTCCCGCCGCGAACGGCGGCAACCGCACCGGGCGGATCTTCACCGGCGACCGGTCGGGGGACTGGCTGGTCGCCAGCCTGCACCGGGTCGGCCTGGCCACCCAGGCCACCAGCGTGCACGCCGCCGACGGCCTCGAGCTCGTCGACACCCGGATGGTCGCGGCCGTGCGGTGCGCGCCCCCGCTCAACAAGCCGACCACCGAGGAGCGGGACACCTGCGCGCCCTGGATCGAGGCCGAGGTGGGGCTGCTCGCGGGCTCGGTGCGGGTCGCCGTCGCGCTCGGCTCGATCGGCTGGGACGCCACGCTGCGCACCTTCCGCGCGCTGGGCTGGGACGTGCCCCGGCCCCGCCCGAAGTTCGGGCACGGCGCCGAGGCGGTCATCGGCGGGCCGGCGCACGACGTCCTGCTGCTCGGCTGCTACCACCCCAGCCAGCAGAACACCTTCACCGGCAGGCTCACCGAGTCGATGCTGGACGACGTGCTCGGGCGCGCGGCGGCCGCTGCGAGGATGGGCGGGTGACCACGCACCTCGCCGCCACCGTCCTGGGGCACGACCGCCCTGGCATCATCGCCGAGACGACCGCGATCCTCGCGGGCCTCGGGCTCAACCTCGAGGACTCCTCGATGACGCTGCTCCGCGGCCACTTCGCGATGACGCTCGTCTGCTCGGGCCCGGTCCCGGCGGCCGAGGTCGAGGCCGCGCTCGCGCCGCTCGCCGACGACGGCACGCTCGTGGTCACGGTCCGGGAGGTCCCGACCGAGGACGTCCCAGCGACCCGCGGCACCTCCTGGGTGCTCACCGTCCACGGCGGCGACCGCCCGGGCATCGTCTCGGCCGTCGCGGCCGAGGTCGCCCGGGTCGGCGGGAACATCACCGACCTGACCACCCGGCTCGCGGGCGAGCTCTACCTGCTGGTCGCCGAGATCGACCTCCCGGCCGACGTGGACGTCGAGGCGGTCGGCGCCGCGATCCGCGCGGCCGGCGAGGAGCTCGGCGTCGGAGCGACCCTGCGCCC contains:
- the eno gene encoding phosphopyruvate hydratase; this translates as MASIEAVGAREILDSRGNPTVEVEVLLEDGSFGRAAVPSGASTGAFEAVELRDGGDRYLGKGVENAVAGVIQTIAPAVEGIDADDQRLVDQTMLSLDGTPNKAVLGANAILGVSLAVARAAAQAADLPLYRYVGGPNAHLLPVPMMNILNGGSHADSNVDVQEFMIAPIGAPTFREALRQGTEVYHALKSVLKKRGLATGLGDEGGFAPNLDSNRAALDLIAEAVEAAGLRLGTDIALALDVAASEFCENGAYSFEGGTKSAEEMTAYYADLVGSYPIVSIEDPLDEDDWEGWKAITDQLGTRTQLVGDDLFVTNVERLQRGITGGQANALLVKVNQIGSLTETLDSVELAHRNGYRCMMSHRSGETEDTTIADLAVATNCGQIKTGAPARSERVAKYNQLLRIEEELGDAARYAGAAAFPRYQG
- a CDS encoding FtsB family cell division protein; protein product: MADNRRPARGSRPPGRTGPGRTPGTGRGGRRPVPAATAGRDAPVRPRPTGRLAILVLVLAVLAVSYASSLRAFLQQREDINELQSQIAERQRNIDDLAREKRRWQDPAYVVQEARKRLGYVMPGETAYVALDEDGEPLEAGAALGDPSAIDPPEPRAWWTDAWGSVELAGDPPAEEPPPLTRIDGSEEDQQ
- a CDS encoding DUF501 domain-containing protein, with product MISPADEAAVAAQLGREPRAVHEVGHRCPCGNPDVVTTEPRLPNGTPFPTTFYLTCPRAASRIGTLEGTGVMKQMQDRLAEDEELAAAYAAAHERYLAARAELAAEVGQEVPEIEGISAGGMPDRVKCLHVLAGQALVQGPGVNPLGDEVLELLGPWWEAGPCVDR
- a CDS encoding Ppx/GppA phosphatase family protein translates to MRGPVAAVDCGTNTIKLLVGDLPDVAVREARMVRLGQGVDATGRLADEALERAFAALDEYAVLVREHDVPRQNIRFCATSATRDASNAAVFVAGVRERLGVEPEVLSGTEEAALSFAGAVRALRTPPAGPVLVIDIGGGSTELVLGDVPAAGGAAEPRASCSLDIGSVRLHERHVRADPATREEVRACVRDIDLALDSCEVDVAAARTVVGVAGTVTSVAAGVLDLPAYDRDAIDQVRLPVDEVHAMVDRLVSMTVRERLQLPWLHPGRADVIDAGALVLSRVLRRATATDLVVSEADILDGIAWSIAR
- a CDS encoding phage holin family protein — translated: MTDPHSTPTGASGTPTGTPTGASTGATAAPPEEPIGAVVHRLAEQVPELVRSEVRLAQAELSQKGKAAGLGIGAFGAAGLLSLLGLGTLVAGAVLALDLVLPAWAAALIVGVVLLVLAGAAALFGKKEVQQATPVMPERAVAGVKQDVAAIKGEQHP
- a CDS encoding DUF3618 domain-containing protein: MSQSQTPAEIEADIARQREELAGTVDELQTRVRETATRQAKIAGIAAAAGVVVLVGVAVYRRFTH
- a CDS encoding uracil-DNA glycosylase: MTVLPHPATGELFGSPVPPASGWPGDPARPDTPVARTPAAVRRLARGATLPEIDARVSVCRACPRLVRWREDVAVTKRASYAGEPYWGRPIAGWGAPDPRVLVVGLAPAANGGNRTGRIFTGDRSGDWLVASLHRVGLATQATSVHAADGLELVDTRMVAAVRCAPPLNKPTTEERDTCAPWIEAEVGLLAGSVRVAVALGSIGWDATLRTFRALGWDVPRPRPKFGHGAEAVIGGPAHDVLLLGCYHPSQQNTFTGRLTESMLDDVLGRAAAAARMGG
- a CDS encoding glycine cleavage system protein R; this encodes MTTHLAATVLGHDRPGIIAETTAILAGLGLNLEDSSMTLLRGHFAMTLVCSGPVPAAEVEAALAPLADDGTLVVTVREVPTEDVPATRGTSWVLTVHGGDRPGIVSAVAAEVARVGGNITDLTTRLAGELYLLVAEIDLPADVDVEAVGAAIRAAGEELGVGATLRPAEADEL